In Paraglaciecola sp. T6c, the sequence ATACGGCTGACCAGGCGCACTACAGCTGGTGCATCGTCAGACATATCATCAGCTTGCTCATCGGCTTCTTGACCACTGGTTTCTATTTCATCTAGGATCTCGTTCATGGCGCCAGGACCAGCGCCACCACCGCTTGCTTCACCTAAGTATTGTAAAACGGTGTTAGGCAGTGCGACCGAGATCCCATAGCTATCAATGCCTAATGCACTCTCAATTTCCATCAGTAAATTGGCATTACTGGGCTGCGCCATTAGCACAGTGGGTTTTTCAGTGGCATCGGTGATCACCGCAACAAAGTTACGTTTCAGATATGATAAATTTAATTTGCTGTCGCTTTGATATAGATGAAATCGGTCCGGTTTATAACCGATGTAAGGGACTTGGTAATGCACTGACAGCGCGATACCCATCTCGTCTTCTGGTATGCGCTTTTCCGTCATCAATCGTTGAACGAGTTGGGCGTGATCAGGATTAGTGTGCACATACTTCGCCAACGTGTCTTCATCTATTACGTTTCTATGGACTAGATAATCGAACGGCTGGCTAGTTCCACCAAGCTCATAGCGAAACTTATTGCCTAAAGCCTGTGCGACTTTATCGGCTAACGCTAAGTCGGCCGATTGAAAGACACCATCGTTTCTATTGATGATTTGCATAATACCCATCAACACACCTGCGTTTAAAATAGGTATGCAGATAAGGTTCTGTGTTTTGAAGGTAGAGCTTTTATCGAATTTATCAGCGAATTTTAGCCGTGGATGTATCGCAGATAGCTCTTCACTGCTATAGGGGTCATTAACAATCAGTGGCTTTTGACTTAATGCTACGTATCCCGCAATCGACTGCGGGCTAATGGGCACTTTAATTTCTTGTATTTCATTGCCTGTTTTAAAGCGGGCAACAAGATCTTGGTGCTGCATTCTGCGCTGAAAGATACTCATGCGTTGAACATTAAATAATGATAGCAACAATGGCTCTAATTTGTCGTAAGCACTGATTAAAGAAGGGGCATTAGCTAATAGTTGCTTAAGTTCTTGTAAAGCCGATTGATGTTCCATAGAAGCCTGCGTCAAATTTGTTTTTTTTATTTATACTTATCGTCACACTATAGCCGAGTGAATAATGGGATAACACTTGTTTTACATTCATGGGAAAAAGTTGAACGTGGTAGGTAATTAAAAGTAATGGGTAGGTAATCTCTATTATTTTACAATTGGTTGTTGCAAAAATAAGCGATACAGGTATACTTCGCGCCCACTTGTCCAGAAGGGCAATGGTTTTGACTTAGGCCTCGGCCGAACGTCATTAAATACAGGACCCTAATTTTGGGTTAGCAGTTTTTCATTCATCCCCCTACCTAAAGTAAAAAGGTAGTCGAGGATGGTTTTTTTTGTTCTTTCGATTGGAGCTTAATCGATGCCAAATCAAAGAATTCGTATTCGTTTGAAAGCGTTTGATCACAAGTTGATCGATCAGTCTACGGCTGAAATCGTTGAAACTGCGAAGCGTACCGGTGCTCAGGTTAGTGGACCTATTCCTCTACCTACCCGTAAAGAGCGTTATACAATACTTACTTCACCTCACGTAAACAAAGATGCGCGTGATCAGTATGAAATTCGTACACATAAGCGTTTGGTGGATATCATCGAGCCTACTGATAAAACAGTAGATGCCTTGATGAGATTGGACTTGGCTGCCGGTGTTGATGTTCAAATCAGCCTGGGCTAACAAGAGAGGGTTTTAACAATGGCGATTGGTCTTATCGGTCGTAAAGTTGGTATGACACGCATCTTCACTGAAGACGGCGTATCAATACCAGTGACTGTTATAGAAGCCACCCCGAACCGTGTTACTCAGTTACGTACTGACGAAACCGACGGGTATACAGCGCTTCAAGTAACCGCTGGCGACAAAAAAGCGAACCGCGTAAATAAAGCAGCAGCAGGTCATTTTGCTAAAGCTGGCGTGGAAGCTGGTCGTGGTTTATGGGAATTCCGTTTAGACGGCAACGAAGGCGAAGGCATAGAAGTTGGCAGTGAAATCACTGTTGAAATCTTTGCTGAAACCAAAATGGTTGACGTTGCAGGAACTTCTAAAGGTAAAGGTTTCCAAGGTGCTATTAAGCGCTGGAACTTTAGCCACCAACGTAATTCACATGGTAACTCATTGTCTCACCGTGCTCCTGGTTCAATTGGCCAAAACCAATCACCAGGTAAAGTCTTCAAAGGCAAAAAAATGGCCGGTCAGATGGGAAATAAACGTGTGACAGTTCAGTCTTTGGATGTAGTACGTGTTGACGCAGAGAACAACCTTCTTCTAGTAAGAGGCAATGTTCCTGGAGCGCCAGGTGGCGACGTCATCATCAAAGCTGCAGTTAAAGCGTAACGTCTGGGGAGTTAAGTGATGGAATTAGTATTGAAAGATGCGCAAAGCGCTCTTGAAGTATCCGAAGCAACCTTTGGACGTGAATTTAACGAAGCACTAGTACATCAAGTAGTAGTTGCATTCGGTGCAGGCGCCCGTCAGGGTTCTAAAGCACAAAAAACACGCTCTGAAGTTCGTGGTGGTGGTGCCAAACCTTGGCGTCAAAAAGGAACAGGTCGTGCCCGTGCTGGTACTATCCGTAGTCCTATCTGGCGTTCTGGTGGTGTAACATTCGCTGCTAAGCCACAGGATCACAGCCAAAAGGTTAACAAGAAGATGTACCGCGGTGCGATTCAAAGCATCCTGTCTGAATTGGTACGTCAAGAACGTTTAATCGTGGTTGAAAAGTTTTCAGTTGAAGCGCCTAAAACTAAGGAATTACTTTCTAAGTTAAATGGCCTTGAGCTAAGTGATGTACTAATCGTAACGTCTGAAGTTGATGAGAACTTGTTCTTAGCAGCTCGCAACTTATACAAAGTTGACGTACGTGATGTACAAGGCATTGACCCAGTCAGCCTGATCGCATTCGAAAAAGTGTTGATAACTGCTGATGCAGTGAAAGCATTAGAGGAGGCGTTAGCATGATTAACGAAGAACGTCTTTTAAAAGTGGTTTTAGCACCACATGTTTCTGAAAAAGCAACGCTTGCAGCTGAAGTTAACAACACTGTTGTTTTCAAAGTGCTTAAAGATGCGAACAAAGAAGAAATCAAAGCGGCAGTTGAAAAATTGTTCGAAGTTGAAGTTAATTCTGTTCGTACTGTTAACGTAAAGGGTAAAACCAAGCGTCACGGTGCATCTTTCGGCAAGCGTAAAGACTGGAAAAAAGCTTACGTTGTGCTTAAAGAAGGTCAAGACATCGACTTTGCTGGCAGCGAAGGCTAAGAAGGGGACTAGACATGCCATTATTGAAAGCTAAGCCGACTTCTGCTGGTCGTCGTCACGTAGTTCAGGTTGTTAACCCTGATCTACACAAAGGCGCTCCTTACGCTCCTTTGCTTGAAAAGAACAGCAAATCTGGTGGCCGTAATAATAACGGACGTATCACAGTACGTCACGTTGGTGGTGGCCACAAGCAACACTATCGTGTTATAGATTTCAAACGCAACAAAGACGGCATTCCAGCTAAAATTGAGCGTTTAGAATATGATCCTAACCGTTCTGCAAACATCTGTTTGGTGTTGTACGCAGACGGCGAACGTCGCTATATCTTGGCACCTAAGGGCGCTAAAGCAGGTGATCAGATTCAATCTGGTTCAGACGCTGCGATCAAAGCTGGTAACTCTTTACCAATGCGTAACATCCCAGTAGGTACTACGGTACACGCTATTGAGATGAAGCCTGGTAAAGGTGCACAAATTGCTCGTTCTGCTGGTCAGTACGCTCAAATCCTAGCGCGTGCCGAGGGTTATGTAACTCTTCGTTTACGTTCTGGTGAAGTTCGTCGAGTATTAGCAGACTGCCGTGCCACTATTGGCGAAATCGGTAATGCAGAACACATGCTACGTTCACTTGGTAAAGCCGGTGCGAACAGATGGCGCGGTATCCGCCCAACAGTTCGTGGTGTTGCCATGAACCCAGTAGATCACCCACACGGTGGTGGTGAAGGACGCACATCAGGCGGCCGTCACCCAGTATCACCTTGGGGTGTTCCAACTAAGGGTAAGAAAACCCGTAGTAACAAGCGTACCGATAAACTTATCGTACGTCGTCGTAATAAGTAACAGCGAGGATTCACCATGCCACGTTCTCTCAAGAAGGGTCCATTTATAGACCTACACTTGCTGAAGAAGGTTGAGGCTGCAGTGGAAAAGAACGACAAGAAACCAATCAAAACTTGGTCTCGTCGTTCTATGATCATCCCAGATATGATTGGGTTGACCATTGCGGTCCATAACGGTCGCCAGCACGTTCCAGTTTTCGTCAGTGACGAAATGGTCGGCCATAAGTTGGGCGAATTTGCACCAACGCGTACTTACCGCGGCCATGTCGCGGATAAGAAAGCTAAGAGATAGGGGATAAAATATGGAAGCATTAGCTACACATCGCCATGCCCGTACCTCGGCTCAAAAGGCACGCTTGGTTGCAGATCAAATTCGCGGTTTACATGTTGAAAAAGCACTTGAACTTTTGGCTTATAGCCCTAAGAAAAGTGCCGATCTAATCAAAAAAGTATTAGAGTCAGCAATTGC encodes:
- the rpsJ gene encoding 30S ribosomal protein S10, which produces MPNQRIRIRLKAFDHKLIDQSTAEIVETAKRTGAQVSGPIPLPTRKERYTILTSPHVNKDARDQYEIRTHKRLVDIIEPTDKTVDALMRLDLAAGVDVQISLG
- the rplC gene encoding 50S ribosomal protein L3; this translates as MAIGLIGRKVGMTRIFTEDGVSIPVTVIEATPNRVTQLRTDETDGYTALQVTAGDKKANRVNKAAAGHFAKAGVEAGRGLWEFRLDGNEGEGIEVGSEITVEIFAETKMVDVAGTSKGKGFQGAIKRWNFSHQRNSHGNSLSHRAPGSIGQNQSPGKVFKGKKMAGQMGNKRVTVQSLDVVRVDAENNLLLVRGNVPGAPGGDVIIKAAVKA
- the rplD gene encoding 50S ribosomal protein L4; the encoded protein is MELVLKDAQSALEVSEATFGREFNEALVHQVVVAFGAGARQGSKAQKTRSEVRGGGAKPWRQKGTGRARAGTIRSPIWRSGGVTFAAKPQDHSQKVNKKMYRGAIQSILSELVRQERLIVVEKFSVEAPKTKELLSKLNGLELSDVLIVTSEVDENLFLAARNLYKVDVRDVQGIDPVSLIAFEKVLITADAVKALEEALA
- the rplW gene encoding 50S ribosomal protein L23, with product MINEERLLKVVLAPHVSEKATLAAEVNNTVVFKVLKDANKEEIKAAVEKLFEVEVNSVRTVNVKGKTKRHGASFGKRKDWKKAYVVLKEGQDIDFAGSEG
- the rplB gene encoding 50S ribosomal protein L2, encoding MPLLKAKPTSAGRRHVVQVVNPDLHKGAPYAPLLEKNSKSGGRNNNGRITVRHVGGGHKQHYRVIDFKRNKDGIPAKIERLEYDPNRSANICLVLYADGERRYILAPKGAKAGDQIQSGSDAAIKAGNSLPMRNIPVGTTVHAIEMKPGKGAQIARSAGQYAQILARAEGYVTLRLRSGEVRRVLADCRATIGEIGNAEHMLRSLGKAGANRWRGIRPTVRGVAMNPVDHPHGGGEGRTSGGRHPVSPWGVPTKGKKTRSNKRTDKLIVRRRNK
- the rpsS gene encoding 30S ribosomal protein S19 — protein: MPRSLKKGPFIDLHLLKKVEAAVEKNDKKPIKTWSRRSMIIPDMIGLTIAVHNGRQHVPVFVSDEMVGHKLGEFAPTRTYRGHVADKKAKR
- the rplV gene encoding 50S ribosomal protein L22, with protein sequence MEALATHRHARTSAQKARLVADQIRGLHVEKALELLAYSPKKSADLIKKVLESAIANAEHNEGADIDELTVSKVFVDEGPTMKRIKPRAKGRADRIFKRSSHITVVVADN